A window from Pseudomonas alloputida encodes these proteins:
- a CDS encoding NAD(P)-dependent oxidoreductase, translating to MSKIAIIGATGRAGSQLLEEALRRGHRVLAIARDPSTLEGREGVTVKSLDATDSAALQAAVAGMDAVLSAAHFSTMQPHAIIEPVKRAGVKRLLVVGGAGSLLLPSGHRVIDSPDFPEAYKTEASAGVRFLEALRREPNLDWTFLSPSAEFVEGERRGHYALGKDHLLIGADGKSWITFADYAIAMLDELEKPKHSRQRFTVGY from the coding sequence ATGAGCAAGATCGCAATCATCGGTGCCACTGGCCGCGCTGGCAGCCAGTTGCTGGAAGAGGCCCTGCGCCGTGGTCACCGTGTACTGGCCATTGCCCGCGACCCTTCCACGCTTGAAGGGCGAGAGGGTGTGACCGTCAAGTCGCTGGATGCCACGGATAGCGCGGCCCTGCAAGCAGCCGTCGCAGGTATGGACGCTGTGTTGAGTGCTGCGCATTTCTCGACAATGCAGCCGCACGCCATCATCGAGCCGGTGAAGCGCGCCGGGGTCAAGCGCCTGCTGGTGGTGGGTGGCGCCGGTAGCTTGTTGCTGCCGTCAGGGCATCGGGTGATCGACAGCCCGGATTTCCCAGAGGCGTATAAAACCGAGGCCAGTGCCGGCGTGCGTTTTCTGGAGGCGCTGCGGCGCGAGCCGAACCTGGACTGGACCTTCCTCTCGCCTTCGGCTGAGTTCGTTGAGGGTGAGCGCAGAGGTCACTATGCGCTGGGCAAGGATCATCTGTTGATCGGTGCGGACGGCAAGAGCTGGATCACGTTTGCCGACTATGCGATTGCCATGCTGGATGAGCTGGAGAAGCCGAAACACTCGCGGCAACGGTTTACAGTCGGCTATTGA
- a CDS encoding LysR substrate-binding domain-containing protein, with protein MKRLPPLPALHTFLVTAQHCNFTRAGQQLHITQGAVSRQIAALEEHLGYALFKREARGLSLTREGLDWLPRVQQVFALIEQGVREVGEHSTTLQLKAPTCVMRWLLPRLMEWQALRPDVPVELTTTVQHGVDLRREGFDAAVVYGDAPNHGLQVRKLFDEQLTPVCAPSLREGPVPLQQVEDLARHMLLHPSRDEHDWRLWLQAAGMTLATHGPKQHFETLDMAMAMASQGTGVAIGDWSLIGDDLRGGRLCMPFALKVLTGKGYYLVSQARSLPPGLLELLDWLEGQASL; from the coding sequence ATGAAACGTCTCCCGCCCCTGCCTGCCCTGCACACGTTTCTGGTCACCGCCCAGCACTGCAACTTCACCCGCGCCGGGCAGCAGTTGCATATCACCCAGGGCGCTGTCAGCCGCCAGATTGCAGCCCTCGAAGAACACCTCGGTTATGCCCTGTTCAAGCGCGAGGCGCGTGGGTTGAGCCTGACCCGTGAAGGCCTGGACTGGCTGCCACGGGTGCAGCAGGTGTTCGCCCTGATCGAACAAGGGGTGCGCGAGGTGGGTGAGCACAGCACTACCTTGCAGCTGAAGGCACCAACCTGCGTAATGCGCTGGCTGCTGCCGCGTCTGATGGAGTGGCAGGCACTGCGCCCGGACGTACCGGTGGAGCTGACCACGACCGTGCAGCACGGGGTGGATTTGCGGCGCGAGGGCTTCGATGCGGCAGTGGTCTACGGCGATGCACCGAACCACGGGCTGCAGGTGCGCAAGCTGTTCGATGAGCAGCTGACCCCTGTGTGCGCACCGTCACTGCGTGAAGGGCCGGTGCCGTTGCAGCAGGTGGAAGACCTGGCCAGGCACATGCTGCTGCATCCCTCGCGGGATGAACACGACTGGCGGTTGTGGTTGCAGGCGGCTGGAATGACGCTGGCCACGCATGGACCCAAACAGCATTTCGAGACACTGGACATGGCGATGGCCATGGCCTCGCAGGGGACTGGGGTGGCGATCGGCGATTGGTCGCTGATTGGCGATGACCTGCGCGGTGGGCGGTTGTGCATGCCGTTTGCGCTGAAGGTGCTGACAGGCAAGGGGTATTACCTGGTGAGCCAGGCCAGGAGCTTACCGCCCGGGCTGCTGGAACTGCTGGACTGGCTGGAGGGCCAGGCCAGCCTGTGA
- a CDS encoding LysR family transcriptional regulator encodes MDRLNAMRVFVTVIDLGSQSAAADYLQLSRPVVSRYLAELEDWVGTRLMQRTTRKLSLTAAGQETLPRCRQLLELAGDLQAAVQQPEDAPRGALRISVSTSFGQAQLVDAVAAYVRRFPDVKVELQMLDRTVNLVDERIDLAIRTSNDVDPSLIARRLSVCRSVVCAAPAYLNERGTPQRVEELSLHNCLTHAYFGHSLWHFAVAGQQVAVPVSGNISANEVMTLQRAALAGAGITMLPTYQAADAIRRGELVRLLPEAKPRELNLNAVYTSRKHMPATLRSMLDFLVQRFKDEPAWDRDLY; translated from the coding sequence ATGGACCGTCTCAACGCCATGCGGGTATTCGTCACAGTCATCGACCTGGGCAGCCAGTCGGCGGCGGCGGATTATCTGCAATTATCGCGGCCGGTCGTGTCGCGCTACCTGGCAGAGTTGGAAGACTGGGTTGGCACGCGGCTGATGCAGCGAACCACGCGCAAGCTCAGCCTCACGGCAGCCGGCCAGGAAACCCTGCCTCGCTGCCGGCAACTGCTGGAACTGGCCGGCGACCTGCAGGCCGCCGTGCAGCAGCCGGAAGACGCACCAAGGGGGGCACTGCGTATCAGCGTCAGTACCTCATTCGGCCAGGCACAGCTGGTGGATGCAGTGGCCGCCTATGTGCGGCGCTTTCCTGACGTGAAGGTCGAACTGCAGATGCTCGACCGCACCGTCAACCTGGTGGACGAGCGCATCGACCTGGCCATTCGCACCAGCAATGACGTGGACCCCAGCCTCATCGCCCGGCGCCTGAGTGTGTGCCGCTCGGTCGTGTGCGCGGCACCCGCCTACCTGAATGAGCGAGGCACGCCGCAACGGGTTGAGGAACTGAGCCTGCACAACTGCCTGACCCATGCCTACTTCGGACACAGCTTGTGGCATTTCGCGGTAGCCGGCCAGCAGGTCGCCGTGCCCGTATCCGGAAACATCAGTGCCAACGAGGTGATGACCCTGCAAAGGGCTGCGCTGGCTGGCGCAGGTATCACCATGCTGCCAACCTACCAGGCCGCAGACGCCATACGCCGGGGTGAACTGGTGCGTCTGCTGCCTGAGGCCAAACCGCGTGAACTGAACCTGAATGCGGTGTATACGTCGCGCAAACACATGCCGGCGACCTTGCGCAGCATGCTGGATTTCCTGGTGCAGCGTTTCAAGGACGAACCGGCGTGGGATCGGGATCTATACTAG
- the ttgR gene encoding efflux transport transcriptional regulator TtgR gives MVRRTKEEAQETRAQIIEAAERAFYKRGVARTTLADIAELAGVTRGAIYWHFNNKAELVQALLDSLHETHDHLARASESEDELDPLGCMRKLLLQVFNELVLDARTRRINEILHHKCEFTDDMCEIRQQRQSAVLDCHKGITLALANAVRRGQLPGELDVERAAVAMFAYVDGLIGRWLLLPDSVDLLGDVEKWVDTGLDMLRLSPALRK, from the coding sequence ATGGTCCGTCGAACCAAAGAAGAAGCCCAGGAAACCCGTGCCCAGATCATCGAGGCGGCGGAAAGGGCCTTCTACAAGCGCGGGGTTGCGCGAACCACCCTGGCCGACATCGCCGAACTGGCGGGTGTGACGCGGGGGGCGATCTACTGGCACTTCAACAACAAGGCCGAGCTGGTGCAGGCGTTGCTCGACAGCCTGCACGAGACCCATGACCATTTGGCGCGCGCGAGCGAAAGCGAGGATGAACTCGACCCGCTTGGCTGCATGCGCAAGCTGCTGTTGCAAGTGTTTAACGAGCTGGTGCTCGATGCCCGAACCCGTCGTATCAATGAAATCCTGCATCACAAGTGCGAGTTCACCGATGACATGTGTGAAATTCGCCAGCAGCGCCAGAGTGCGGTGCTGGATTGCCACAAGGGCATCACCCTGGCGCTGGCCAATGCCGTACGCCGGGGCCAGTTGCCTGGCGAGCTGGATGTCGAGCGCGCGGCGGTGGCCATGTTTGCCTATGTCGATGGCCTGATCGGGCGCTGGCTATTGCTGCCTGACAGTGTCGATCTGTTGGGTGATGTCGAAAAATGGGTCGACACCGGGCTGGATATGCTGCGCTTGAGCCCGGCTCTGCGCAAATGA
- a CDS encoding MDR family MFS transporter translates to MTAALPPTALRNVLTALMLAIFLGALDQTIVAVSLPAISAQFSDVGLLAWVISGYMVAMTVAVPIYGKLGDLYGRRRMILTGISLFTLASIACAMAQDMPQLVLARVLQGIGAGGMVSVSQAIIGDFVPPRERGRYQGYFSSMYAAASVAGPVLGGWLTEYLSWRWVFWINLPLGLVALWAIRRALADMPVQRREAQVDYLGAMLLILGLGSLLLGITLVGQGHAWADPAVLALFGCALLGLALFIAHERRCPEPLLPLSLFGNRVAVLCWAVIFFASFQSISLTMLMPLRYQGITGAGADSAALHLLPLAMGLPMGAFTGGRMTSRTGRYKPQILAGALLMPVAIFAMALTPPQSALLSALFMLLTGIACGLQFPTSLVGTQSAVASKDIGVATSTTNLFRSLGGAMGVACMSSLLLALLHQGGFELSGNPLLGSLKAAEVDPGTQGRLLETFRQLLMGSAVVAVLGLLAALALPDRQLRGR, encoded by the coding sequence GTGACCGCCGCCCTGCCCCCCACCGCCCTGCGCAACGTGCTCACCGCCCTGATGCTGGCCATCTTCCTCGGCGCACTGGACCAGACCATCGTCGCTGTCTCGCTGCCCGCCATCTCGGCGCAGTTCAGCGATGTCGGCCTGCTGGCCTGGGTCATCTCCGGTTATATGGTGGCCATGACCGTGGCCGTGCCGATCTACGGCAAACTGGGCGACCTTTACGGCCGGCGCCGGATGATCCTCACCGGTATCAGCCTGTTCACCCTGGCCTCCATTGCCTGCGCCATGGCCCAGGACATGCCGCAATTGGTGCTGGCCCGTGTACTGCAGGGTATCGGCGCAGGCGGGATGGTCTCGGTGAGCCAGGCAATCATTGGCGACTTCGTGCCCCCGCGCGAACGCGGCCGCTACCAGGGCTACTTCAGCAGCATGTACGCCGCGGCCAGCGTGGCCGGGCCAGTGCTGGGCGGCTGGTTGACCGAGTACCTGTCGTGGCGCTGGGTGTTCTGGATCAACCTGCCGCTGGGGCTGGTTGCTTTGTGGGCCATTCGCCGTGCGCTCGCTGACATGCCAGTGCAGCGTCGTGAGGCACAGGTGGACTACCTTGGCGCCATGCTGTTGATTCTCGGCCTTGGCAGCCTGCTGCTGGGCATCACCTTGGTGGGCCAGGGCCACGCCTGGGCCGACCCGGCCGTGCTGGCGCTGTTCGGCTGCGCCCTGCTGGGCCTGGCGCTATTCATCGCCCACGAACGCCGCTGCCCGGAGCCGCTGCTGCCGCTCAGCCTGTTCGGCAACCGTGTGGCAGTGCTGTGCTGGGCGGTGATCTTCTTCGCCAGCTTCCAGTCCATTTCGCTGACCATGCTCATGCCCCTGCGTTACCAGGGCATTACCGGCGCCGGTGCCGACAGCGCCGCCCTGCATCTGCTGCCGCTGGCCATGGGGCTGCCCATGGGCGCCTTCACAGGAGGCCGCATGACCAGCCGGACCGGGCGCTACAAGCCACAGATCCTGGCCGGTGCACTGCTGATGCCAGTGGCCATTTTCGCGATGGCACTGACCCCGCCGCAATCAGCGTTGCTCAGTGCGCTATTCATGCTGCTGACCGGCATAGCCTGCGGGCTGCAATTCCCGACCTCACTGGTGGGCACACAAAGCGCGGTGGCCAGCAAGGACATCGGCGTGGCCACCAGCACCACCAACCTGTTCCGTTCGTTGGGTGGAGCCATGGGCGTGGCGTGCATGTCCAGCTTGTTGCTGGCACTGCTGCATCAGGGTGGTTTCGAACTGTCGGGTAATCCGTTGCTGGGGAGCTTGAAGGCCGCAGAGGTGGACCCGGGGACGCAGGGGCGGTTGCTGGAAACGTTCCGGCAGCTGCTGATGGGGAGTGCGGTCGTCGCGGTGCTGGGACTGCTTGCGGCACTGGCCTTGCCCGACCGGCAATTGCGCGGCCGCTGA
- a CDS encoding isocitrate lyase/PEP mutase family protein: MPKASHQDLRFAFRELLASGSCFHTASVFDPMSARIAADLGFEVGILGGSVASLQVLAAPDFALITLSEFVEQATRIGRVAQLPVLADADHGYGNALNVMRTVIELERAGVAALTIEDTLLPAQFGRKSTDLIPVEEGVGKIRAALEARVDSSLSIIARTNAGVLSTEEIIVRTQSYQKAGADGICMVGVKDFEQLEQIAEHLTVPLMLVTYGNPNLRDDERLARLGVRIVVDGHAAYFAAIKATYDCLRLQRGRQNKSENLSATELSHTYTQPEDYIRWAKEYMSVEE, encoded by the coding sequence ATGCCCAAGGCTTCCCACCAAGATCTGCGTTTTGCCTTCCGCGAGCTGCTCGCTTCAGGTTCCTGTTTCCACACTGCCTCGGTGTTCGACCCAATGTCGGCACGCATTGCCGCAGACCTGGGCTTCGAAGTCGGTATCCTCGGCGGTTCGGTCGCTTCGTTGCAGGTACTGGCTGCTCCGGACTTCGCTCTGATCACCCTCAGCGAGTTCGTCGAGCAGGCCACCCGCATTGGTCGGGTCGCGCAACTGCCGGTACTGGCCGACGCCGACCACGGCTATGGCAACGCACTGAACGTGATGCGCACGGTGATCGAACTGGAGCGCGCCGGTGTGGCCGCACTGACCATCGAGGACACCCTGCTGCCTGCCCAGTTCGGGCGCAAGTCCACTGACCTGATCCCGGTCGAGGAGGGCGTTGGCAAGATCCGCGCGGCGCTGGAGGCACGAGTCGATTCGTCCCTGTCGATCATTGCCCGTACCAACGCGGGCGTACTCAGCACCGAAGAAATCATCGTGCGTACCCAGAGCTACCAGAAGGCGGGCGCTGATGGCATCTGCATGGTCGGGGTCAAGGACTTCGAGCAGCTTGAGCAGATTGCCGAGCACCTGACCGTGCCGCTGATGCTGGTCACCTATGGCAACCCGAACCTGCGCGATGACGAGCGCCTGGCGCGTTTGGGCGTGCGCATCGTGGTCGATGGCCATGCGGCTTACTTTGCCGCGATCAAGGCCACTTACGACTGCCTGCGGCTGCAGCGTGGTCGGCAGAACAAGTCGGAAAACCTCAGTGCCACCGAGCTCTCGCACACCTACACCCAGCCAGAAGACTACATTCGCTGGGCCAAGGAATACATGAGCGTCGAAGAGTGA
- the ttgA gene encoding toluene efflux RND transporter periplasmic adaptor subunit TtgA — protein MQFKPAVTALVSAVALATLLSGCKKEEAAPAAQAPQVGVVTIQPQAFTLTSELPGRTSAYRVAEVRPQVNGIILKRLFKEGSEVKEGQQLYQIDPAVYEATLANAKANLLATRSLAERYKQLIDEQAVSKQEYDDANAKRLQAEASLKSAQIDLRYTKVLAPISGRIGRSSFTEGALVSNGQTDAMATIQQLDPIYVDVTQSTAELLKLRRDLESGQLQKAGDNAASVQLVLEDGSLFKQEGRLEFSEVAVDETTGSVTLRALFPNPDHTLLPGMFVHARLKAGVNANAILAPQQGVTRDLKGAPTALVVNQENKVELRQLKASRTLGSDWLIEEGLNPGDRLITEGLQYVRPGVEVKVSDATNVKKPAGPDQANAAKADAKAE, from the coding sequence ATGCAATTCAAGCCAGCCGTTACCGCTCTGGTTTCCGCCGTCGCCCTGGCAACCCTGCTCAGTGGCTGTAAGAAAGAAGAAGCAGCGCCAGCGGCGCAGGCTCCTCAGGTCGGCGTCGTGACCATCCAGCCGCAAGCCTTCACCCTCACCTCGGAATTGCCGGGGCGAACCAGTGCCTACCGCGTCGCCGAAGTGCGCCCGCAGGTCAACGGCATCATCCTCAAGCGCCTGTTCAAGGAAGGCAGTGAGGTCAAGGAAGGCCAGCAGTTGTATCAGATCGACCCTGCCGTGTACGAAGCCACCCTGGCCAATGCCAAGGCCAACCTGCTGGCTACACGCTCACTGGCCGAACGTTACAAGCAACTGATTGACGAACAGGCCGTCTCCAAACAGGAATACGACGACGCCAATGCCAAACGATTGCAGGCTGAGGCTTCGCTCAAGAGCGCACAGATCGACCTGCGCTACACCAAGGTTCTGGCGCCAATCAGCGGCCGTATCGGTCGCTCTTCGTTCACCGAGGGTGCACTGGTGAGCAATGGCCAGACCGACGCCATGGCCACCATCCAGCAGCTCGATCCTATTTATGTCGACGTTACCCAGTCCACCGCCGAGCTGCTCAAGCTGCGCCGTGACCTGGAAAGCGGCCAGTTGCAGAAGGCCGGCGACAACGCCGCCTCGGTTCAGCTGGTACTGGAAGACGGCAGCCTGTTCAAGCAGGAAGGTCGCCTGGAATTCTCCGAAGTCGCGGTGGACGAGACCACCGGCTCGGTGACCCTGCGCGCCCTGTTCCCCAACCCCGATCACACCCTGCTGCCAGGCATGTTCGTGCATGCGCGGCTCAAGGCCGGGGTCAACGCCAACGCCATCCTGGCACCGCAACAAGGCGTGACCCGCGACCTCAAGGGCGCACCCACCGCCCTGGTGGTCAACCAGGAGAACAAGGTCGAACTGCGCCAGCTCAAGGCCAGCCGCACCTTGGGTAGCGACTGGCTGATCGAGGAAGGCCTCAACCCGGGTGACCGCCTGATCACCGAAGGGCTGCAGTACGTGCGCCCAGGCGTCGAGGTGAAGGTCAGCGATGCCACCAACGTCAAGAAGCCGGCCGGTCCTGATCAGGCCAACGCGGCGAAAGCAGACGCCAAAGCGGAGTAA